From Candidatus Manganitrophus morganii, the proteins below share one genomic window:
- a CDS encoding NADH-quinone oxidoreductase subunit N, with translation MQPLNWADLNLMLMAPELWMTLLSCVVLAIDFIWPKVSKTKLGYLSIAGMGLITAQLVGFAIQGKNGSLFNSMFVLDPLAIFFKIFILVSTILVVLVSINYVEKLPLFRGEYYYLVLFAAIGMMFMASANDFLSLFITLEFSTFGFYILVAYLRDNFKSNEAAIKFFILGVLAAALIAYGISLIYGATGTIYFREIAAMPNKNSVGMMLGLLFIFVGLGFKIGAVPFHNWIPDVYEGAPTPVTTYLSITPKAAAFALILRVMFSTFGELRAEWTWFIAALSVLSMTYGNITAIAQTNMKRLLAYSGIAQIGNILIGMAAGTKMGSDSLLFYMLTYLFANLGAFTVVIIFSNLTNTDDIDDLAGLNRRSPLLAFAMLVFLLSLAGVPPLAGFIGKVYIFAAAVHQKMFFLVTVGLINVIISFYYYLIVVKKIYTLEPKETTPIHLSMPLKVVIYAGIAGVILLGVWPQPFIEFSVAATSVFTGLAAR, from the coding sequence ATGCAGCCGTTGAATTGGGCTGACCTTAATCTGATGTTGATGGCGCCGGAGCTCTGGATGACGCTCCTTTCCTGCGTCGTCCTCGCGATCGATTTCATCTGGCCGAAGGTCTCGAAAACGAAGCTCGGCTATCTCTCGATCGCCGGGATGGGTCTGATCACGGCGCAGCTCGTCGGCTTCGCGATTCAGGGTAAGAACGGCAGCCTCTTCAATAGCATGTTCGTCCTCGATCCGCTGGCGATCTTCTTTAAGATCTTCATCCTCGTCTCGACGATCCTGGTGGTCCTCGTTTCCATTAATTATGTCGAGAAGCTTCCCCTCTTCAGGGGAGAGTACTACTATCTGGTTCTTTTCGCCGCGATCGGGATGATGTTCATGGCGTCGGCGAACGACTTCCTCTCCCTTTTCATCACCCTGGAGTTTTCGACCTTCGGCTTCTACATCCTGGTCGCCTATCTGCGCGATAACTTCAAGTCGAACGAGGCGGCGATCAAGTTCTTCATCCTCGGCGTGTTGGCCGCGGCGCTGATCGCCTACGGCATCAGCCTGATCTACGGCGCCACCGGGACGATCTACTTCCGCGAGATCGCCGCGATGCCGAACAAGAACTCGGTCGGCATGATGCTCGGGTTGCTCTTTATCTTCGTGGGGCTCGGCTTCAAGATCGGCGCGGTGCCGTTCCACAACTGGATTCCCGACGTGTACGAAGGGGCCCCGACGCCAGTGACGACCTATCTCTCGATCACCCCGAAGGCGGCGGCCTTCGCCCTGATTCTCCGTGTGATGTTCTCCACCTTCGGCGAGCTGCGGGCCGAATGGACCTGGTTCATCGCCGCCCTCTCCGTCCTCTCGATGACCTACGGCAACATCACGGCGATCGCCCAGACGAACATGAAGCGGCTCTTGGCCTACTCCGGGATCGCGCAGATCGGAAATATTTTGATCGGGATGGCCGCCGGGACGAAGATGGGAAGCGACTCGCTGCTTTTCTACATGTTGACCTATCTCTTCGCCAACCTCGGCGCCTTCACGGTGGTGATCATCTTCTCGAACCTGACGAACACCGACGACATCGACGACCTCGCGGGATTGAATCGACGCTCCCCGCTCTTGGCCTTTGCGATGCTGGTTTTTCTGCTCTCGCTCGCCGGGGTGCCGCCGCTCGCTGGTTTCATCGGCAAGGTCTACATCTTCGCCGCCGCCGTCCACCAGAAGATGTTCTTCCTGGTGACGGTCGGCCTGATCAACGTGATCATCTCCTTCTACTACTATCTGATCGTGGTGAAGAAGATCTACACCCTCGAACCGAAAGAGACCACCCCCATTCATCTCTCGATGCCGCTGAAAGTGGTGATCTATGCCGGGATTGCCGGCGTGATCCTCCTTGGCGTCTGGCCCCAGCCGTTTATTGAATTCTCTGTTGCTGCCACCAGCGTGTTTACGGGGTTGGCGGCGCGGTAA